Proteins encoded in a region of the uncultured Paludibaculum sp. genome:
- a CDS encoding mannonate dehydratase, with protein sequence MNSKPSRRMLFQSAGVLALPLAAAPSKPWPILESPETPKLCLPSALDEKSMRRVTQLGVSHILGGGPRMPWTEEELTRRRDAYKSGGLTYYNQMIGGFNNAIYGRPGRDEEIENVRKSIRAAGKVGLPVVEYNWYAHRAMEGYYEETGRAGAGYTAFDYDRMKDLPPLPEEGAHTLDEMWTTITYFLKAVIPVAEESGVKLALHPNDPPSPMSRGSQQIMGTVAGWKKLISIVDSPANGITFDCGVTREMGEDPVEVGRYFLSRKRVNHIHFRNVEVRKPYEKYAEVFIDAGQVDMFGVMREIVKNKYTGTIYPEHPRALDYDREHGPIRGYPGGGGYAGDVYDVAYTRAMLQAALSL encoded by the coding sequence ATGAACTCCAAGCCGTCGCGCCGCATGCTCTTCCAATCCGCCGGCGTCCTTGCCCTGCCGCTCGCCGCCGCCCCTTCCAAGCCCTGGCCCATCCTCGAAAGCCCCGAAACACCCAAGCTCTGCCTGCCCTCCGCCCTGGATGAGAAATCGATGCGCCGCGTGACGCAGTTGGGCGTGTCGCACATCCTCGGAGGCGGCCCCCGCATGCCCTGGACGGAAGAAGAACTGACGCGCCGCCGGGATGCCTACAAATCCGGAGGCCTCACCTACTACAACCAGATGATCGGAGGCTTCAACAACGCGATCTACGGCCGTCCGGGCCGCGATGAAGAGATCGAGAACGTAAGGAAGTCCATACGAGCCGCCGGCAAAGTGGGCCTGCCCGTAGTCGAATACAACTGGTATGCGCATCGCGCCATGGAGGGCTACTACGAAGAGACCGGACGCGCCGGAGCGGGCTACACCGCCTTCGACTACGACCGCATGAAAGACCTGCCGCCTCTGCCGGAAGAGGGCGCTCACACGCTCGATGAGATGTGGACCACGATCACTTACTTCCTGAAAGCAGTGATCCCCGTAGCCGAGGAATCGGGCGTGAAACTGGCACTGCATCCAAACGATCCGCCGTCGCCGATGAGTCGCGGATCACAGCAGATCATGGGCACCGTAGCAGGCTGGAAGAAACTGATTTCCATAGTAGATAGTCCGGCCAACGGCATCACTTTCGACTGTGGCGTGACGCGCGAAATGGGCGAGGACCCGGTCGAAGTGGGCCGCTACTTCCTCAGCCGCAAGCGTGTGAATCACATCCACTTCCGCAATGTCGAGGTGCGCAAGCCCTATGAAAAATACGCCGAGGTATTCATCGATGCCGGCCAGGTGGACATGTTCGGAGTGATGCGCGAGATCGTGAAGAACAAATACACCGGCACCATCTATCCCGAACATCCCAGAGCGCTGGACTACGATCGCGAGCACGGCCCCATCCGCGGCTATCCCGGTGGTGGTGGGTATGCCGGTGACGTTTACGACGTCGCGTACACCAGGGCCATGCTGCAGGCGGCGCTATCGCTTTAG
- a CDS encoding P1 family peptidase: MKGLTDIEGILVGHASDFEALTGCTVILCEQGAVAGYDIRGGATGTEEMDVMSPFHIAPVVHAIVLAGGSAFGLEAASGVRRFLEHKGVGFPTGAAIVPIVPAAILYDLGIGKANIRPTREMGESATAAATNGPVREGNIGAGTGATIGKALGMKNAMKGGVGSATVNLPGGVMVAALVAVNALGDVVDPSTGRIVAGTRKEPDSKEFASSSALMKQRGPTGGLGRGNTTLAVVATNAKFNKVESTAVARHAHHGLVRAISPVHTSSDGDLTICLSHGKLAASVDAVSVAAAEAVAEAIVRAVRAAKSIGGIPGLAG; this comes from the coding sequence ATGAAGGGTCTCACCGACATCGAAGGCATCCTCGTCGGCCATGCCTCCGACTTCGAGGCGCTCACCGGATGCACCGTCATTCTCTGTGAACAGGGCGCCGTCGCCGGCTACGACATCCGCGGCGGAGCCACCGGCACCGAGGAGATGGACGTGATGAGCCCGTTCCACATTGCGCCGGTGGTCCATGCCATCGTCCTCGCCGGCGGGAGCGCCTTCGGCCTGGAGGCCGCCAGCGGAGTCCGACGATTCCTCGAACACAAAGGCGTCGGCTTCCCTACAGGCGCCGCGATTGTCCCCATCGTCCCCGCCGCGATTCTCTATGACCTGGGCATCGGAAAGGCGAACATCCGCCCCACCCGCGAGATGGGTGAATCGGCAACGGCGGCCGCAACGAATGGCCCTGTTCGGGAAGGCAATATCGGGGCCGGAACCGGCGCCACGATCGGCAAAGCGCTGGGCATGAAGAACGCGATGAAGGGCGGCGTTGGCTCCGCCACGGTCAATCTGCCCGGCGGAGTCATGGTTGCCGCACTCGTGGCCGTCAACGCCCTTGGGGATGTCGTCGACCCTTCGACGGGCCGCATTGTCGCTGGTACGCGCAAGGAGCCCGACTCGAAGGAGTTCGCCAGTTCTTCGGCTCTCATGAAACAGCGTGGCCCCACCGGCGGGCTCGGCCGGGGCAACACGACTTTGGCCGTCGTCGCCACCAATGCGAAGTTCAACAAGGTGGAGTCGACCGCCGTCGCCCGGCATGCTCATCATGGTCTCGTAAGGGCGATTTCGCCGGTCCACACATCGTCAGATGGCGATTTGACGATATGTCTCTCCCATGGAAAGCTAGCGGCTTCGGTCGACGCGGTGAGTGTCGCCGCCGCCGAAGCGGTCGCCGAGGCGATTGTCCGCGCGGTCCGGGCCGCGAAATCGATTGGCGGCATCCCCGGCCTGGCAGGTTAG
- a CDS encoding ABC transporter permease, translating to MLEFLKAPVLTFQEFVQLSGRAVRGIVRKPYYWDDVFTQMDLIGVGSLPVVILTGFFSGAVMALQMSRALQTYGATSQVGMIVAITLVREMGPVLTALMVAGRNSSGMASELGSMKVTEQIDAMRALGTDPVLKLVKPRLLATAVVLPLLTVLADFVGLVGGYIVACVMLPLTTGSQYWSTSWQALGYDDIAQGLLKPFVFAIVLSLVGCFYGMRTTGGTQGVGRATTQAVVVASVWVVVLTFIIGRIFVSM from the coding sequence TTGCTGGAATTCCTGAAAGCTCCTGTCCTTACGTTCCAGGAGTTCGTCCAGTTGTCGGGGCGCGCGGTTCGTGGCATCGTCCGGAAACCCTACTACTGGGACGATGTTTTCACACAGATGGACCTCATCGGCGTCGGCAGCCTGCCGGTCGTCATCCTCACCGGATTCTTCAGCGGCGCCGTGATGGCCCTGCAAATGTCGCGCGCGCTGCAGACCTACGGCGCGACCAGCCAGGTGGGCATGATCGTAGCCATCACCCTGGTGCGCGAGATGGGGCCGGTTCTGACGGCCCTCATGGTGGCCGGCCGCAACTCGTCCGGCATGGCCAGCGAATTGGGGTCGATGAAGGTGACCGAGCAGATCGACGCCATGCGCGCGCTGGGTACCGATCCAGTGCTCAAGCTGGTGAAACCACGGCTCCTGGCCACCGCGGTCGTTCTGCCTCTATTGACCGTCTTGGCCGACTTTGTCGGGCTGGTGGGCGGCTACATCGTCGCCTGCGTCATGCTGCCGCTGACTACGGGCTCGCAGTACTGGAGCACCTCCTGGCAGGCGCTGGGCTACGACGACATCGCCCAGGGTCTGCTGAAACCCTTCGTCTTCGCCATCGTTCTATCCCTAGTAGGGTGTTTTTACGGAATGCGCACAACCGGCGGAACCCAGGGTGTGGGCCGCGCCACGACACAGGCGGTGGTGGTGGCTTCGGTCTGGGTGGTGGTGCTGACCTTCATCATTGGACGGATCTTCGTTTCGATGTGA
- a CDS encoding ATP-binding cassette domain-containing protein, with the protein MSTAPEPPILAFEDVSFGFDENLALRNVSFELKRGETLIIHGAAGSGKTLLLKLALGLLPATSGRIILFGQDVTRLPEREWFDVRSRIGVLFQEGGLFDSFTIEENVGYPLLNQRLLRVPEDQVQARVEQSLEFVELGHTLEKFPSELSGGMRRRVGIARAIVTQPELLLYDSPTAGLDPITANNIMALIVKGRDVRGATTVIVTHRHQDGEILERYRYNERRDGLRPVGANGDSTRTRYLVMQEGAIAFLGASHEFDCCQDSYVAKFASR; encoded by the coding sequence ATGAGCACCGCACCGGAACCGCCCATCCTGGCCTTCGAAGACGTCAGCTTCGGCTTCGACGAGAATCTGGCACTGCGCAACGTCAGCTTCGAACTGAAGCGGGGCGAAACGCTGATCATCCATGGGGCAGCGGGCAGTGGGAAGACGCTGTTGCTGAAGCTGGCCCTGGGGCTGCTCCCGGCCACATCAGGACGGATTATCCTTTTCGGCCAGGATGTCACGAGGCTGCCTGAGCGCGAGTGGTTTGATGTGCGCAGCCGGATTGGTGTTCTGTTCCAGGAGGGCGGGCTGTTCGACTCGTTCACCATTGAGGAGAACGTCGGGTATCCGCTGTTGAATCAGCGCCTTCTGCGAGTGCCAGAGGATCAGGTGCAGGCGCGTGTCGAGCAGTCGTTGGAATTCGTCGAGTTGGGGCACACGCTGGAAAAGTTCCCCAGTGAGTTGTCGGGCGGCATGCGGCGGCGCGTGGGCATCGCACGGGCGATTGTGACGCAGCCGGAACTGCTGCTTTACGACTCTCCGACAGCCGGTCTGGACCCGATTACGGCGAACAACATCATGGCGTTGATCGTAAAGGGCAGAGATGTGCGTGGAGCGACCACCGTGATTGTGACGCACCGCCATCAGGACGGAGAGATTCTGGAGCGCTATCGCTACAACGAGAGAAGGGACGGGCTGCGGCCCGTGGGCGCGAACGGGGACTCGACCCGCACGCGCTACCTGGTGATGCAGGAGGGGGCGATCGCCTTTCTGGGGGCGTCCCACGAGTTCGATTGCTGTCAGGATTCCTATGTCGCAAAGTTTGCCAGCCGCTGA
- a CDS encoding MlaD family protein — translation MPASKKVAWSQLRVGIMSLVALVLLAVLIFLMTGADNPFEEKAFLYTYLQDSAAMTDGSAVRLNGILIGKLKKIELTGSTDNSRAIRMTMAIDKRFLSMIPNDSIVGFSAENVLGAKFLNIRRGASPVAIRSGGELKARDEKDFLEIVQSAMPLLDSVQSILGRIDKVVSQVESGKGSIGKLLFDSEIYDKVNGIMGDAQKITKAMSEGKGTIGHLLYDEGLYNDLRQTLTRMDNLVAGLERGEGTAGRLLKDPALFDELKKSTADLHVLLADLNAGKGTAGKLLKDEALHNKLVATLDRINTTIDSVNSGRGTLGQLMVNPALYQNLTATTAEIQGMMKDFRANPKKFLTIQLKLF, via the coding sequence ATGCCGGCGTCCAAAAAAGTTGCCTGGTCACAGCTTAGGGTGGGGATCATGTCGCTGGTCGCCCTGGTGCTGCTGGCTGTTCTGATCTTCCTTATGACGGGGGCCGACAACCCGTTCGAAGAGAAGGCGTTCCTGTACACCTACCTGCAGGATTCCGCGGCCATGACCGACGGGTCAGCCGTTCGCCTGAACGGCATTCTCATCGGCAAGCTGAAGAAGATTGAGCTGACGGGCAGCACGGACAACAGCCGCGCGATTCGCATGACCATGGCCATCGACAAGCGGTTCCTGTCGATGATCCCGAATGACTCCATTGTGGGCTTCAGCGCGGAGAACGTGTTGGGCGCCAAGTTCCTGAACATCCGGCGCGGGGCGAGTCCGGTGGCCATCCGGTCGGGTGGCGAGTTGAAGGCGCGCGACGAGAAGGATTTCCTGGAGATTGTCCAGTCGGCGATGCCGTTGCTCGATTCCGTTCAGTCCATCCTGGGGCGCATCGACAAGGTCGTGTCCCAGGTGGAATCCGGCAAAGGCAGCATCGGCAAGCTCCTCTTCGATTCCGAGATCTACGACAAGGTCAACGGGATCATGGGCGATGCCCAGAAGATCACCAAGGCCATGAGCGAGGGCAAAGGGACCATCGGCCATCTGCTGTACGACGAGGGGCTGTACAACGACCTGCGGCAGACGCTGACCCGAATGGACAACCTGGTGGCCGGGTTGGAGCGGGGGGAAGGCACCGCCGGCCGGTTGCTGAAAGATCCCGCGCTGTTTGACGAGTTGAAGAAATCGACGGCGGACCTGCACGTGCTGCTCGCTGACCTGAATGCCGGCAAGGGGACGGCCGGGAAGCTGTTGAAGGATGAGGCCCTGCACAATAAGCTCGTGGCCACGCTGGACAGGATCAACACCACGATCGACAGTGTGAATTCGGGCCGCGGGACGCTGGGGCAGTTGATGGTGAACCCGGCGTTGTATCAGAACCTGACCGCGACGACCGCCGAGATCCAGGGCATGATGAAGGACTTCCGGGCGAACCCGAAGAAGTTCCTCACGATTCAACTGAAGCTCTTCTGA
- a CDS encoding ChbG/HpnK family deacetylase produces the protein MDDRRLAVNADDFGFTHDVNAGIVEAHTRGILTSTTLMANGAAFADAVRLAAEVPTLDIGVHLVLVGGVSLLGGGRPLPDTVGAMMRSVVTKDLRVYDELRAQMVRIFEAGLRPTHLDTHKHTHLFPPVLDAVARLSEEFGVRWVRRPFDFPLSGSPSEVPWRKRAVSRMLGSVRGQFHRKLGQHGCRTTDWFAGFQITGRFHAEDVLHLLENLPVGSTEFMVHPGLCTEELRAARTRLKESREAELRALTDERVVAAVRRLGIRLCGYGPKLGGARE, from the coding sequence ATGGATGACCGGAGGCTCGCCGTCAACGCCGATGACTTCGGCTTCACGCATGACGTGAATGCGGGGATCGTCGAGGCGCACACCCGGGGCATTCTCACTTCCACCACCCTGATGGCCAACGGCGCGGCGTTTGCCGATGCGGTGCGCCTGGCCGCCGAAGTGCCGACGCTGGACATCGGTGTTCACCTGGTGCTGGTGGGTGGGGTGTCGCTGCTGGGCGGAGGGCGTCCGCTGCCCGATACAGTGGGCGCGATGATGCGGTCCGTGGTGACGAAGGATCTGCGGGTCTACGACGAACTGCGCGCTCAAATGGTTCGGATTTTCGAGGCAGGTCTGCGGCCGACGCACCTGGACACGCACAAGCATACGCATCTGTTTCCACCGGTGCTGGATGCGGTGGCGCGGTTGTCGGAGGAGTTCGGAGTGCGGTGGGTCCGGAGACCGTTCGATTTCCCGCTGAGCGGGTCGCCGTCGGAAGTGCCCTGGCGGAAGCGGGCCGTCAGCCGGATGTTGGGATCGGTGCGCGGGCAGTTTCACCGAAAGCTGGGCCAGCACGGGTGCCGGACGACTGACTGGTTTGCTGGGTTCCAGATCACGGGGCGGTTTCACGCGGAAGATGTCCTGCATCTACTGGAGAATCTGCCGGTGGGGTCGACGGAATTCATGGTGCATCCGGGGCTGTGTACGGAGGAGTTGCGGGCCGCGCGGACGAGGTTGAAGGAGAGCCGGGAAGCGGAGTTGCGGGCGTTGACGGACGAGCGGGTAGTGGCGGCGGTGAGACGGTTGGGGATTCGTCTGTGCGGCTATGGGCCAAAGTTGGGCGGGGCGCGCGAATAG
- a CDS encoding erythromycin esterase family protein yields MSVENPNLARYEWFETSWLCEGATIRQTFCSGRASCPHMAPSRRTALAATAGATLTLAHGIEQNSAVTSDSPVAVREWIRRTAIPLRTPVAGHGLDDMAPLRKIVGDARIVALGEATHGTREFFQLKHRMLEFLVTQMGFSIFSIEASMPESYRLNDFILKGEGDPAELLKGPLSLWNTQEIFDMVLWMRELNASHKGRVEFTGFDMQNPTLAIEIIRNFVTKTDSEFIADFERASRMVLAMNPRSVDPAVTVEWAKVVTHLESLRPRPGVEWAIQNARVVLQFVQWAANLMKRPVSMAMRDASMAANVKWILDQSKGAKVVLSAHNFHTMTGPLNPNQPGPDDSMGAVLRKTYGKELVTCGFVFNQGSFRARANNGGMQNFTVGPLPAGSLDATLAASGLPLFALDLRTAPKDGPVAEWLAAKHHTRNIMAGFSEDAPNYTIFEQVVRERYDCLFFVEQTTAARPIAKLE; encoded by the coding sequence GTGTCGGTCGAGAACCCGAACCTGGCGCGTTACGAGTGGTTCGAGACCTCGTGGCTTTGCGAAGGAGCCACCATCAGGCAAACTTTTTGCAGTGGCCGGGCGTCTTGCCCACATATGGCACCATCTCGACGAACCGCCTTGGCAGCAACTGCCGGGGCGACCCTTACCCTGGCTCATGGCATCGAGCAGAATTCCGCCGTCACATCGGATTCGCCTGTCGCCGTTCGCGAATGGATTCGCCGGACCGCGATCCCGTTGCGAACACCGGTTGCCGGGCACGGGCTTGACGACATGGCGCCACTCCGGAAGATCGTGGGCGATGCGCGCATTGTGGCACTGGGCGAGGCCACGCACGGCACACGCGAGTTCTTTCAGCTCAAGCATCGAATGCTGGAATTTCTCGTCACACAGATGGGTTTTTCGATCTTCTCCATCGAAGCCAGTATGCCCGAGTCATATCGCTTGAATGACTTCATCCTCAAGGGCGAGGGCGATCCCGCAGAACTCCTCAAGGGGCCGCTCTCGTTGTGGAACACGCAGGAAATCTTCGACATGGTGCTGTGGATGCGTGAGCTCAACGCATCGCACAAAGGACGCGTCGAGTTCACGGGATTCGACATGCAAAACCCCACCCTCGCCATCGAGATCATCCGCAACTTCGTGACGAAGACGGATTCTGAGTTTATAGCCGATTTCGAGCGCGCTTCGCGGATGGTGCTTGCAATGAATCCTCGGTCGGTGGATCCGGCGGTTACTGTTGAGTGGGCAAAAGTTGTTACGCACCTGGAGTCCCTGCGTCCGCGCCCGGGTGTCGAGTGGGCGATCCAGAACGCGCGGGTCGTGCTGCAGTTCGTTCAGTGGGCTGCCAACCTGATGAAGCGCCCCGTTTCTATGGCCATGCGCGATGCCAGCATGGCTGCCAACGTAAAGTGGATTCTCGACCAATCGAAGGGCGCCAAAGTAGTTCTGTCCGCTCACAACTTTCATACAATGACTGGGCCGCTCAACCCGAACCAACCGGGCCCGGATGACAGCATGGGCGCGGTGCTGCGCAAGACCTATGGGAAAGAACTGGTGACATGTGGCTTCGTGTTCAACCAGGGTTCGTTTCGGGCAAGAGCGAACAACGGAGGTATGCAAAATTTTACTGTTGGACCGCTACCGGCAGGGAGCTTGGATGCCACACTGGCCGCGAGCGGCTTACCGCTGTTCGCGCTGGATCTGCGCACTGCACCGAAGGACGGTCCAGTAGCCGAGTGGCTCGCCGCCAAGCATCACACTCGGAACATCATGGCGGGATTCTCGGAAGACGCTCCAAATTACACCATCTTCGAGCAAGTTGTAAGGGAACGATATGACTGTCTGTTTTTCGTGGAGCAGACCACCGCAGCACGGCCGATCGCAAAATTAGAGTGA
- a CDS encoding transposase, giving the protein MFVRWDPDAAVTAFGPIAYFIGFLKTNELWQRWVADCPLVYRSPNAPPKQDILGTLLLSVLAGHKRYAHVTTIRSDSVTPALLGMQRVRSEDAVRRAFQQGAAEDYDLWLARHLGNTYEELLNEPWILDMDGTVKPLYGHQEQAVVGYNPTKCGRPSHVYQTYFIAASRMVLDVEVQAGNQTASQYAQPGLWSWLDKRPRERWPALVRGDIAWGTERMMVECEKRRLPYLFKLRQARRCGVTSHNCSGAATGPRQVKTGRRFPASCNSPAGAGRDAW; this is encoded by the coding sequence GTGTTCGTGCGCTGGGACCCGGACGCGGCGGTGACGGCGTTCGGGCCGATCGCCTACTTTATCGGGTTTCTGAAGACCAATGAGTTGTGGCAGCGCTGGGTGGCGGATTGCCCGTTGGTCTATCGCAGTCCGAACGCGCCGCCGAAGCAGGACATCCTCGGCACGCTGCTGCTGAGCGTACTGGCCGGCCATAAACGCTATGCGCATGTGACGACTATCCGCAGTGATAGCGTCACGCCTGCCTTACTGGGCATGCAACGGGTGCGCAGCGAGGACGCCGTGCGGCGGGCGTTTCAGCAGGGGGCGGCGGAAGACTATGACCTCTGGCTGGCGCGGCACCTGGGCAACACCTACGAGGAGTTGCTGAATGAGCCGTGGATTTTGGACATGGACGGCACAGTCAAACCGCTGTACGGCCATCAGGAGCAAGCGGTGGTGGGCTACAACCCGACCAAGTGCGGTCGGCCGTCGCACGTCTACCAGACCTACTTCATCGCCGCCAGCCGGATGGTGCTGGATGTGGAAGTGCAGGCCGGCAATCAGACGGCATCGCAGTACGCGCAGCCAGGGTTGTGGTCGTGGTTGGACAAGCGGCCGCGCGAGCGCTGGCCGGCGCTGGTGCGGGGTGACATCGCCTGGGGCACGGAACGGATGATGGTGGAGTGCGAAAAACGCAGGCTGCCCTATTTGTTTAAACTCCGTCAGGCCCGAAGGTGCGGAGTCACATCGCACAATTGTTCGGGCGCTGCGACTGGACCCCGGCAGGTCAAGACTGGCAGGCGCTTTCCAGCGAGTTGCAACTCACCGGCTGGAGCCGGCCGCGACGCGTGGTAA
- a CDS encoding transposase translates to MVILRRRVRGALALTKAEQDSGQPRLLATAELVQDGALYEYAVLVTPLEDDLLAIAQLYRDRAEAENVFDELKNQWGWTGFTTHDHQRCQIMARITALIYNWWSLFTRLAIPSRHTEATTSRPLLLHGIARQTRHGNQTTVTITSNHAKAPAVRQALEAVSALLQRLAQTAERLSLQQRWCQLLRFIFRDWLKIRVPEPYFSPLTMLPNCRN, encoded by the coding sequence GTGGTAATTTTGCGCCGGCGGGTGCGGGGAGCACTGGCGCTGACGAAGGCGGAGCAGGACAGTGGGCAACCGCGCTTATTGGCGACGGCCGAGTTGGTACAAGACGGCGCGTTGTACGAATACGCCGTGCTGGTGACGCCGCTGGAGGACGATCTGCTGGCGATCGCGCAACTCTACCGGGACCGGGCCGAAGCGGAAAACGTCTTCGACGAACTCAAGAATCAGTGGGGCTGGACCGGCTTCACCACGCACGACCACCAACGCTGCCAGATCATGGCCCGGATTACGGCGCTGATTTACAACTGGTGGAGCCTGTTCACGCGGCTGGCGATTCCCAGCCGGCATACGGAAGCCACCACCAGCCGCCCGCTGCTGCTGCACGGCATCGCGCGCCAGACCCGGCACGGCAACCAAACCACGGTAACCATAACCAGCAATCACGCCAAAGCGCCCGCTGTGCGTCAGGCGCTGGAAGCAGTAAGTGCGCTGCTACAGAGACTTGCACAAACTGCGGAGCGGTTGAGCCTGCAACAACGCTGGTGCCAACTCCTGCGCTTCATCTTCCGCGACTGGCTCAAAATCCGGGTGCCAGAACCCTACTTCTCGCCCCTCACGATGCTGCCCAACTGCCGGAATTAG